The proteins below come from a single uncultured Carboxylicivirga sp. genomic window:
- a CDS encoding TM2 domain-containing protein: MNRIFTLLPEADSEEAIFLESLLKDSSDEQVQNFILIYRGRRKDPQTILLTALIGFLGFSGIHRFMINQIGMGILYLFTGGLCMIGTIVDLINHKNLAFEYNQKVAREIKILI; encoded by the coding sequence ATGAATAGAATTTTTACTTTATTGCCTGAAGCCGACAGCGAAGAAGCCATTTTTCTTGAATCGCTTTTAAAAGACAGCTCCGATGAACAAGTTCAAAACTTTATTTTAATTTATCGGGGCCGAAGAAAAGATCCACAAACCATTTTATTAACAGCTCTAATTGGATTTCTGGGTTTTTCAGGAATACATCGTTTTATGATCAACCAGATAGGAATGGGTATTTTGTACCTTTTTACTGGTGGACTTTGTATGATAGGAACAATTGTTGACCTTATCAATCATAAAAACTTAGCATTTGAGTACAATCAAAAAGTAGCCAGAGAAATTAAAATTTTGATATAA
- a CDS encoding DUF2752 domain-containing protein produces the protein MVNVNYRFRKNHLEAYFWILALIALAFTNPEADSHYSLCLFKNLGLHFCPGCGLGHSIAYFFKGRFIESWHAHPLGSLAIIILLIRTYKLLKPDIKLQTYKSTKNE, from the coding sequence GTGGTAAATGTAAACTATCGATTTAGAAAAAATCACTTAGAAGCCTATTTCTGGATCTTAGCATTGATTGCACTAGCATTTACCAATCCCGAAGCAGATTCCCATTATTCACTTTGCCTATTTAAGAATCTGGGCTTACACTTTTGCCCCGGATGTGGACTTGGTCACTCTATAGCGTACTTTTTCAAAGGTCGCTTTATCGAATCGTGGCATGCGCATCCACTAGGAAGTTTAGCCATTATCATTTTATTAATAAGAACCTATAAATTACTTAAACCAGATATTAAACTACAAACCTATAAATCGACGAAAAATGAATAG
- a CDS encoding peptidylprolyl isomerase, whose translation MRRSIIISLFVSILVLSNANAQNNVIDEVIAVVGDNAILKSDIEHQYEQALMEGVNFPGDLKCNIFEQQLISKLLLNQAKLDSIEVGENQVVNQVDARINYFINQIGSKEKLEEYFNKSLIQIKRDQMEMVRTQMLTESMKGEITKDIKVTPAEIRAFYRNANKDSLPMIPTQFELEQVVLYPKVEQKEIDRVKTQLRDFQRQINEGRDFATLAVLYSEDKGSAARGGELGWMPRAQLVPEFASVAFNLQDKNKVSKIVETEFGFHIIQLIDRKGERINCRHILIKPKVSEAARKETQASLDTIRGLIMDKTMSFEEAALRFSMDKDTRTSGGLMINQQTGTSKFELTQIPVAINKQLQTMAIDDISPSFFMLDEAKGKETFRLIKLKKKTEPHRANDADDYQMLQMMLENKKQQETLDKWIKTKQKETYITIDKNWVNCDFNYDGWVKE comes from the coding sequence ATGCGAAGAAGTATAATAATCAGCCTGTTCGTTTCTATTTTAGTTTTATCTAATGCAAATGCACAAAACAATGTAATTGATGAAGTTATTGCCGTAGTAGGTGATAATGCCATATTAAAATCAGACATTGAGCATCAGTACGAACAAGCCTTAATGGAAGGTGTTAATTTTCCCGGAGACTTAAAATGTAACATTTTTGAGCAACAGCTTATTAGTAAATTATTACTGAATCAGGCTAAACTGGATAGTATTGAAGTAGGCGAAAACCAGGTTGTAAACCAGGTAGATGCACGCATCAACTACTTTATTAACCAAATTGGTAGTAAAGAAAAATTGGAAGAATATTTTAACAAGTCATTAATTCAGATTAAGCGCGACCAAATGGAAATGGTACGTACTCAAATGCTTACTGAAAGTATGAAAGGTGAAATAACGAAGGATATAAAAGTAACTCCTGCCGAAATCAGAGCATTTTATCGAAATGCCAATAAAGACAGCCTACCAATGATACCAACACAATTTGAATTAGAACAAGTTGTGCTGTACCCAAAGGTTGAACAAAAAGAAATTGATAGAGTAAAAACTCAGCTACGCGACTTTCAACGCCAAATTAACGAAGGCCGTGATTTTGCAACATTAGCTGTACTTTACTCCGAAGATAAAGGTTCTGCAGCTCGCGGGGGTGAACTAGGATGGATGCCTCGTGCTCAGTTAGTACCCGAGTTTGCCAGTGTAGCTTTTAACCTTCAGGACAAGAACAAAGTATCAAAAATTGTAGAAACTGAATTTGGTTTTCACATTATTCAATTAATCGACCGAAAAGGTGAGCGTATTAACTGTCGCCACATCTTAATAAAACCGAAAGTATCGGAAGCAGCCCGTAAAGAAACACAAGCAAGTCTGGATACAATCAGAGGATTGATAATGGATAAAACCATGTCGTTTGAAGAAGCTGCACTTCGCTTTTCGATGGATAAAGACACTCGTACAAGTGGCGGTTTAATGATTAATCAGCAAACCGGAACATCCAAATTTGAGTTAACACAAATACCTGTTGCCATCAACAAGCAATTGCAAACAATGGCAATTGATGACATTTCTCCATCCTTTTTTATGCTTGATGAAGCCAAAGGGAAAGAAACTTTCCGTCTTATTAAGTTGAAGAAAAAAACAGAGCCTCACAGGGCAAATGATGCAGATGATTACCAAATGTTACAAATGATGCTTGAAAATAAAAAGCAACAAGAAACATTGGATAAATGGATTAAAACAAAACAAAAAGAAACCTACATTACCATCGATAAAAATTGGGTTAACTGCGATTTTAATTACGATGGTTGGGTAAAAGAATAA
- a CDS encoding peptidylprolyl isomerase — MNKQSIFRTFIITLLALNQLISYAQNKDLLTVGDHKYSIDEFDYIYNKNNSLSQNPLSKEEYIPLFVNYKLKVLEAMDQGYDTVPGFKNELEYYRNELAKPYLTDKKATDAVIEEAYNHLSYEINAYHILIKLPKNATPEDTLKAYNKIKNIKDKITDLASFEEMAKEISDCPSSTKGGNLGYFTGFMMVYPFEKAAYDTEVGHISDIVRTSFGYHIIYVKDKRPNKGEMKVAHIMKMYPQNAPQSVKDKAKNEIDSIYQLLLNGADFTEMVKKYTDDKNSLSTDGELPWFSTGRMVPEFANAAFALTENGQISEPIQTPFGWHIIKRIDQRGMKSLEESKEEIEQKIKRDERAYAGKKATIERLKKEYQYQENNDALKQVFSTIRDNKEAKSDQTLALIENLISPLASFAKIKITSQDLGEYLKSHRVVLSRLSEAEFDKHWNECAEENILAYEKSILESKYPEFRYLMNEYHDGLLIFEISQKEVWNKASEDTTGLKKFFAQHKEDYILPERFEGTIIQCNKKKDLKRIQTIIAAPEFVLNDSITSELSSIANIENGSFTKGENVLLDRQVWKVKSKAKGEFKYLVKIGELKPLAKRELNEVKGQALSDYQKELEDKWIADLRAKYHPVINASIVTDSKN, encoded by the coding sequence ATGAACAAACAGTCTATCTTTCGTACTTTCATCATTACTCTTTTAGCTCTAAACCAACTTATTTCTTATGCTCAAAATAAAGACTTATTAACAGTTGGAGATCATAAGTATAGCATAGATGAATTTGATTATATCTACAACAAAAACAACTCATTATCGCAAAACCCATTAAGCAAAGAGGAGTACATTCCATTATTTGTAAACTACAAATTAAAGGTACTGGAAGCTATGGATCAGGGATACGATACTGTACCCGGATTTAAAAACGAATTGGAATACTATCGAAATGAATTGGCCAAACCCTACTTAACCGACAAAAAAGCAACCGATGCCGTTATTGAAGAAGCTTATAACCATTTAAGCTACGAGATAAATGCTTATCACATTTTGATTAAACTCCCAAAAAATGCAACTCCGGAAGACACATTAAAGGCATACAACAAAATCAAGAATATCAAAGATAAAATCACCGATTTAGCTTCGTTTGAAGAGATGGCAAAAGAAATTTCCGATTGTCCATCGTCAACCAAAGGGGGAAACTTAGGTTACTTTACCGGATTTATGATGGTATATCCGTTCGAAAAAGCCGCATACGATACCGAAGTTGGTCATATATCAGATATTGTTCGTACGTCATTTGGCTATCATATTATCTATGTAAAAGATAAACGTCCTAATAAAGGAGAAATGAAAGTGGCTCATATCATGAAAATGTATCCACAAAATGCTCCACAATCGGTAAAAGACAAAGCAAAAAATGAAATTGATTCGATATATCAGCTATTATTAAATGGAGCTGATTTCACCGAAATGGTTAAAAAATATACCGACGATAAAAACTCGTTAAGCACTGATGGAGAATTACCCTGGTTTTCAACAGGTAGAATGGTTCCTGAATTTGCAAATGCGGCATTTGCATTAACTGAAAACGGACAGATTTCAGAACCAATTCAAACCCCATTTGGCTGGCACATTATTAAGCGAATTGATCAGCGTGGGATGAAAAGTCTGGAAGAAAGCAAAGAAGAAATAGAACAGAAAATTAAACGCGACGAAAGAGCCTACGCAGGAAAAAAAGCAACTATAGAAAGACTTAAAAAAGAATATCAATACCAAGAAAATAATGATGCTCTAAAACAAGTATTTTCAACAATCAGAGATAATAAAGAGGCAAAAAGCGATCAAACTCTTGCTTTGATTGAGAATTTGATTTCACCACTTGCAAGTTTTGCAAAAATCAAAATAACATCGCAAGATTTGGGTGAATACCTAAAATCGCACAGAGTGGTATTAAGCCGGTTATCTGAAGCTGAGTTTGACAAACACTGGAATGAATGTGCCGAAGAGAATATCCTTGCCTACGAAAAATCAATCCTAGAAAGCAAATATCCTGAATTTCGATATTTAATGAATGAATATCATGATGGGTTACTGATTTTCGAAATCAGTCAGAAAGAAGTATGGAACAAAGCATCGGAAGATACAACCGGATTAAAGAAGTTTTTTGCACAACATAAAGAGGACTACATCTTGCCCGAAAGATTTGAAGGAACAATTATTCAATGCAATAAAAAGAAAGATCTAAAAAGGATTCAGACAATTATTGCAGCTCCGGAATTTGTATTAAACGACTCAATTACATCAGAATTATCTTCAATTGCTAATATCGAAAATGGATCGTTTACAAAAGGTGAAAACGTACTGCTCGACCGACAAGTTTGGAAAGTAAAAAGTAAAGCCAAAGGTGAATTTAAATATCTTGTTAAAATTGGAGAATTGAAGCCTCTTGCAAAAAGAGAATTAAATGAAGTTAAGGGCCAGGCTTTATCCGATTACCAAAAAGAGCTTGAAGACAAATGGATAGCCGATTTAAGAGCAAAATATCATCCTGTTATCAACGCTTCGATTGTGACGGATAGTAAAAACTAA
- the guaB gene encoding IMP dehydrogenase: MSFTENKIVTEGLTFDDVLLIPAYSQVLPREVKLNGLFSRNIVVNTPIVSAAMDTVTEARLAIAIAREGGIGVIHKNMTIAEQARQVLTVKRAENGMIYNPVTILQGSTVGQALDLMKEYKIGGIPVVDEAGYLVGIVTNRDLRFEPNMKRSIDEVMTTENLVTTNQSTDLEKAAAILQQYKIEKLPVVDADNKLIGLVTYKDITKAKDKPFACKDEKGRLRVAAGVGVTADTFERIQALVDANVDAIVIDTAHGHSRGVLETLRETKRRYPNLEVVVGNIATAEAALDLVKAGADGVKVGIGPGSICTTRVIAGVGVPQLSAIYDVSKALEGTGVPVIADGGLRYSGDIVKALAAGAHAVMAGSMFAGVDESPGDTIIYNGRKFKAYRGMGSVEAMQQGSKDRYFQDMEDDLKKLVPEGISARVPYKGTLYEVIYQLIGGLRAGMGYCGAATIDELHNAKFTKITNAGMNESHPHDVSITREAPNYSR; the protein is encoded by the coding sequence ATGTCATTTACTGAGAATAAAATCGTTACGGAAGGTTTAACCTTTGATGATGTTTTATTAATCCCTGCTTATTCGCAAGTACTCCCAAGGGAAGTAAAACTGAACGGTCTTTTTTCAAGAAACATTGTTGTTAATACACCAATCGTATCTGCTGCGATGGATACGGTAACAGAGGCGCGTTTGGCAATTGCAATTGCACGAGAAGGTGGTATTGGTGTAATTCACAAAAACATGACCATTGCAGAGCAAGCTCGTCAGGTATTAACCGTAAAGCGTGCTGAAAATGGTATGATCTATAATCCTGTTACCATCCTTCAAGGAAGTACTGTTGGTCAGGCATTAGATTTAATGAAAGAATACAAAATCGGAGGTATTCCAGTGGTTGACGAAGCCGGTTACCTTGTAGGTATTGTTACCAATCGCGATTTGCGTTTTGAACCCAATATGAAACGCTCTATTGATGAAGTAATGACAACCGAAAATTTGGTTACAACTAACCAAAGTACCGATTTAGAAAAAGCTGCTGCTATTCTTCAGCAATATAAAATTGAAAAGTTACCTGTTGTTGATGCTGATAACAAATTAATTGGTTTGGTAACTTATAAAGATATCACAAAAGCAAAAGATAAACCATTTGCATGTAAAGACGAAAAAGGTCGTTTACGTGTTGCTGCTGGAGTTGGTGTAACTGCCGATACTTTCGAGCGTATTCAGGCTTTGGTTGATGCCAATGTTGATGCCATTGTAATTGATACTGCACACGGACACAGTAGAGGAGTGCTAGAAACATTACGAGAAACAAAAAGACGTTATCCAAACCTTGAAGTTGTAGTAGGTAACATTGCTACAGCCGAAGCGGCATTAGATCTTGTTAAAGCGGGTGCTGATGGTGTTAAAGTAGGTATTGGTCCGGGTTCGATTTGTACTACTCGTGTAATTGCTGGTGTTGGAGTACCTCAGCTTTCGGCTATTTATGATGTATCAAAAGCTTTAGAAGGAACAGGTGTTCCTGTTATTGCTGATGGTGGTTTACGTTATTCGGGTGATATCGTTAAAGCATTAGCTGCCGGAGCACATGCTGTAATGGCTGGTAGTATGTTCGCAGGTGTTGATGAATCTCCTGGTGATACTATTATTTACAACGGGCGTAAATTTAAAGCTTACCGTGGTATGGGATCTGTGGAAGCTATGCAACAAGGATCGAAAGACCGTTACTTCCAGGATATGGAAGATGATCTTAAAAAATTAGTTCCGGAAGGAATTTCAGCCCGTGTACCATATAAAGGAACACTTTACGAAGTAATTTATCAGTTAATTGGTGGTTTACGTGCTGGTATGGGATATTGTGGTGCTGCCACTATTGATGAACTTCACAATGCTAAGTTTACTAAAATTACCAATGCAGGTATGAATGAGAGTCACCCTCACGATGTTTCTATCACAAGGGAAGCTCCTAACTATTCAAGATAA
- a CDS encoding GNAT family protein → MKKLILRPWKAEDLKNLVTYANNWNIAKFLTNQFPHPYTIEDGKAFVEFANRDQPVHIFAIVFNDEAIGGVGIHPQGDIHIKNAELGYWIGEPFWGQGIVSKAVNQIINFAFTTYDIDRIYASVFGSNLGSQKVLQKNNFKLEARFENTVFKKDRYEDEIFYGLRREDWENAKRKI, encoded by the coding sequence ATGAAAAAACTGATTCTTCGCCCATGGAAGGCAGAGGATTTAAAAAACCTGGTTACCTATGCCAACAACTGGAACATTGCTAAATTCTTAACCAATCAATTTCCTCATCCTTATACCATTGAGGATGGAAAAGCCTTTGTCGAATTTGCCAACCGAGATCAACCGGTTCATATCTTTGCCATTGTATTTAATGATGAAGCTATAGGTGGTGTGGGTATCCATCCCCAAGGTGATATCCACATAAAAAATGCAGAGCTGGGTTATTGGATTGGAGAACCATTCTGGGGCCAGGGAATTGTTAGCAAAGCAGTAAATCAAATCATCAATTTTGCATTTACAACCTATGATATAGATCGAATTTATGCTAGTGTTTTCGGATCGAATCTTGGTTCACAAAAAGTACTACAGAAAAACAACTTTAAACTAGAAGCACGATTCGAAAATACAGTCTTCAAAAAAGACCGATATGAAGATGAGATTTTCTATGGTCTACGGCGCGAAGATTGGGAAAACGCTAAACGCAAGATATAG
- a CDS encoding carbonic anhydrase — translation MDIQQIFKNNQEWVQEKLKMDEKYFANLSEGQNPDILYIGCSDSRVTAEELMGMKPGEVFVHRNIANMVPNTDLSAMSVIDYAVVHLKVNHIVVCGHYYCGGVKAAMQSEDLGILNPWLRNIRDVYRIHKDELNAINDEEERYKRLVELNVQEQCLNVIKTAEVQRGYRDRHITVHGWVWDLHTGKLIDLEIDFEKLLDSVMEIYHLK, via the coding sequence ATGGATATACAACAGATATTTAAGAATAACCAGGAATGGGTTCAGGAAAAACTAAAGATGGATGAGAAGTATTTCGCGAATCTTTCGGAAGGTCAAAATCCCGACATATTGTATATCGGTTGTTCTGATAGCAGGGTTACTGCCGAAGAATTAATGGGAATGAAACCAGGCGAAGTATTTGTACATCGTAATATTGCCAATATGGTTCCCAACACCGATTTAAGCGCCATGTCGGTAATTGATTATGCGGTTGTTCATTTAAAAGTTAACCACATTGTGGTGTGCGGCCATTATTATTGCGGGGGTGTAAAAGCAGCTATGCAATCCGAAGATTTGGGCATACTTAATCCATGGCTTCGAAACATACGCGACGTTTATCGAATTCATAAAGATGAACTTAATGCCATTAATGATGAAGAAGAGCGATACAAACGACTGGTTGAATTAAACGTTCAGGAACAATGTTTGAATGTGATTAAAACCGCTGAAGTTCAACGTGGATATCGCGATCGTCACATTACGGTTCATGGATGGGTGTGGGATTTACATACTGGCAAACTAATTGATCTGGAGATTGATTTCGAAAAACTTTTAGACAGTGTAATGGAGATATACCATTTAAAATAA
- a CDS encoding bifunctional GNAT family N-acetyltransferase/carbon-nitrogen hydrolase family protein, with amino-acid sequence MDIIDNIELVYLKIEDYEDIKNAMIEAYSNMPGSYWREDHIKALLKKFPEGQVAIKIDNELAGCALSIIVDYKKFDDRHTYRAITGNYTFSTHNNKGDVLYGIDVFIRPKFRGLRLGRRLYDYRKELCEKLNLKSIVFGGRIPNFHKYSEEMTPKEYIDKVRKKEIHDPVLDFQMSNDFHPKKILKGYLEGDKESNEYAVLLEWNNIYYEHPTASATTTKSIIRLGLIQWQMRLYKDLDEVMQQVEYFVDAVSGYRSDFALFPEFFNAPLMSEYNHLSEPDAIRKLAEYTEEVVQRFSQLAISYNINIITGSMPELVNNELYNVGYLCKRDGGVERFEKIHVTPDEAKVWGLQGGRQLKTFDTDCGKIGILICYDVEFPELGRLLADEGMDILFVPFLTDTQNGYSRVRHCAQARAIENECYVAIAGSVGNLPKVHNMDIQYAQSMVFTPCDFSFPTNGIKAEATPNTEMILIADVDLGMLLELNQFGSVKNLKDRRKDLYSLTHLKKESEE; translated from the coding sequence ATGGATATAATTGATAACATTGAGTTAGTATATCTGAAAATTGAGGATTACGAAGACATTAAAAATGCCATGATTGAGGCCTACTCTAACATGCCTGGCTCCTATTGGCGTGAAGATCACATAAAAGCTCTACTTAAAAAATTCCCTGAAGGACAAGTCGCTATTAAAATCGACAACGAATTAGCAGGTTGTGCTTTATCCATTATTGTTGATTACAAAAAATTCGACGATCGTCATACTTACCGGGCCATTACCGGTAATTATACCTTTAGCACCCACAACAACAAAGGCGATGTTCTTTATGGTATCGATGTATTTATCCGACCCAAATTCAGAGGCTTGCGATTGGGCCGACGTTTATACGATTACCGTAAAGAACTTTGCGAAAAGCTTAATTTGAAAAGTATTGTGTTCGGAGGACGAATTCCCAACTTCCACAAATATTCGGAAGAAATGACACCTAAAGAATACATTGATAAGGTTCGTAAAAAAGAGATTCACGATCCGGTTCTTGATTTTCAAATGTCGAATGATTTTCATCCAAAAAAAATTCTGAAAGGTTACCTCGAAGGCGATAAAGAATCGAACGAATATGCAGTATTGCTCGAATGGAACAACATCTATTACGAACATCCTACAGCCAGTGCTACCACTACCAAATCCATTATTCGTTTAGGTTTGATACAATGGCAGATGCGCTTGTATAAAGACTTAGATGAAGTAATGCAGCAAGTGGAGTATTTTGTCGATGCTGTTTCGGGTTACAGATCCGATTTTGCACTATTCCCCGAGTTTTTCAATGCTCCGCTGATGTCGGAATATAATCACCTATCGGAACCGGATGCTATCCGCAAACTGGCTGAGTATACCGAAGAAGTGGTACAACGTTTTTCACAGTTAGCCATTTCATACAACATCAATATTATTACAGGAAGCATGCCCGAACTAGTTAACAACGAACTGTATAATGTTGGTTATTTGTGTAAACGTGATGGCGGAGTTGAGCGATTTGAAAAAATACACGTTACCCCCGACGAGGCAAAGGTTTGGGGTCTTCAAGGCGGACGCCAGCTTAAAACCTTTGATACCGATTGTGGAAAAATAGGAATATTAATTTGTTATGATGTTGAATTCCCCGAACTAGGGCGCTTATTAGCCGACGAAGGAATGGACATTTTATTTGTTCCTTTCTTAACCGATACACAGAACGGCTATTCGCGTGTTCGCCATTGTGCTCAAGCCCGCGCCATCGAAAATGAATGCTACGTAGCAATAGCTGGTAGTGTAGGTAACTTACCTAAAGTTCATAATATGGATATTCAATATGCCCAATCGATGGTTTTCACTCCTTGTGATTTTTCATTTCCAACCAATGGGATTAAGGCAGAAGCAACCCCCAACACCGAAATGATTTTAATAGCCGATGTTGATTTAGGAATGTTGCTCGAGCTGAACCAATTTGGAAGTGTAAAAAACCTGAAAGACAGAAGAAAAGATCTTTACTCACTTACTCATTTAAAGAAAGAATCAGAAGAATAG